In Dysidea avara chromosome 3, odDysAvar1.4, whole genome shotgun sequence, a single window of DNA contains:
- the LOC136248545 gene encoding ficolin-1-like, whose product MTTTTIITTITLLLAIGIVAVLAGCPKANAPIESCCYLGFNTSVFNKRKSGVYTMVNFCGVKCYDAEVYCDTINGGGGWLVVQRRQDGSVDFKRTWGEYEDGFGELTGEFWYGLRALHCLTGQGGWEMRIDIKLANGTKLFFNYEHFKIASARDKYKLTAEGFQGTTTNPMGWHNGNYFTTTDNDNDGWISGNCAGADAKNGGWWFTACATISLNGYYGQVNSVYLYGQPYVLKFSEMKIRPRQCSI is encoded by the coding sequence atgactactactactattattACTACAATAACACTACTACTGGCTATTGGGATAGTAGCAGTTCTAGCTGGATGTCCTAAAGCAAATGCTCCAATTGAAAGTTGCTGTTATCTTGGCTTCAACACTAGTGTCTTCAACAAGAGGAAATCAGGAGTGTACACCATGGTCAATTTCTGTGGAGTAAAATGTTATGATGCAGAAGTGTATTGTGACACTATCAATGGAGGAGGAGGATGGTTAGTGGTACAGAGGAGACAAGATGGATCTGTTGACTTCAAAAGGACTTGGGGTGagtatgaagatggatttggtgAATTAACTGGAGAATTTTGGTATGGACTGAGAGCCCTCCATTGTCTTACTGGTCAAGGTGGTTGGGAAATGAGAATAGACATCAAGTTAGCTAATGGTACAAAACTCTTTTTCAATTATGAACATTTTAAAATTGCATCAGCTAGAGACAAGTACAAATTAACTGCAGAAGGATTCCAAGGGACCACTACTAATCCAATGGGGTGGCACAATGGAAACTACTTTACCACTACAGATAACGATAATGATGGATGGATTAGTGGGAATTGTGCTGGTGCTGATGCTAAAAATGGTGGATGGTGGTTCACTGCTTGTGCAACTATTTCTCTCAATGGTTACTATGGCCAAGTTAATAGTGTATATCTTTATGGCCAGCCATATGTTCTCAAATTCAGTGAGATGAAGATCAGGCCAAGGCAATGCAGCATTTAA